The sequence below is a genomic window from Pseudomonas cremoricolorata.
CCAGTTGCTGTCCGGCCTGCTCGTTGCGGGCAACGATCAACCCCTCACTGAAACCGCTGTCGCGCAGTGCGCACGCCACTGCTTTGGCCATGCCGCCGCTACCGCGCAAAGCGAAAGCGGTACCGGGATCGACCTCATGGCGCTCCAGCAGTTGCCGCACAGCCAGGTAGTCGGTGTTATAGGCCGTGAGGCGGCCGGCATCGTTGACCACCGTGTTGATCGAGTCGATGGCAGCGGCCGAAGGGTCGATGGCATCGACCAGCGCCATGCACGCTTCCTTGAACGGCATCGATACGCCACAGCCGCGAATGCCCAGGGCACGGAGGCCGGCGATGGCCGCGGGCAGGTCCTGAGTGGTCATGGCTTTGTAGTAGTAGTCCAGACCCAGCTGCTCATACAGGTGGTTGTGAAAGCGGATACCGAAGCTGCCAGGGCGTGCCGCCAGGGAAATGCAGAGCACGGTGGCAGGGCTGGGGGTGAGAGTCATGGGCGGGGTCCTTGAGTAGAGGGTCGACAGCGTCAGGCCGCGGGTTAAACCTTACACAACCTTTACCCTGGGAGGGTGCGCAACGGCACGAATTCGCGGTCATAGTGATACGCCCCAGACCGTGGGGTGCCTTGCGAGGATCGAACATGAAGCGTCACCTACCCGCGATAGCCCTGCTGATCGGCGCCCTGGCCCTGAGCGGCCCGGCGGCTGCCCACGGCGGCTGGCGCGGTGCCGGCCCGGTACTGGGCGCAGCGGTGGTCGGGGCAGTGGTTGGTGCGGCCGTGTCGGGTGGGCACGATCGGCCGGTGTACGTCGAACGCGAACGCGCCTATTACCCGCCGCCGCCGGTGTATGTCCAGGCACCGCCCCCCCCTGTGTACTACCAGCCCTACGTGGTCGAGCGCTACGAGCCAATGCCCCCACCGCCACCGCCGCACTACCGTTATTACGGCCCGCCACCGGGCTATTACTACGGCCCGCCGCGCTGGTGACGAACGAAGGGCCCGCTCTGCCGAGCAGGTAATGGAAGTAACGAGACAACAGCCGACGGCGTTGCAGCCGCCGGCTTTTTCGTATCTGCAATGGCCACTTTACCGACGAACGGATGAAGGTTTTTTCATCTGCACCAGGCTGCTCGACGAGCAATCGACAGCGCCTGGCCCATACTCCACAATGCGCCGGTTTTTTAGGGGAAACCCTTGCACAGCCAACGACATAACAACTTCTAGTGAGCCTTAACGTGAAAACTTCCCTGTCCATCCTCAGCCTGCTGCTGTTGTTCACAGGAACTGCGACCTTACCGTCGACCGCTGCTGCACAACCCCCCGCTCAGGTTCAGCGTGACCCGAGCAGCTTGCACCTGGCCTCCGGTAGCGCCTTGCTGATCGACCTCAACACCGGCAAGGAACTGTACTCAAGCCATGCCGAGCGGGTCAGGCCTATCGCCTCGGTGACCAAGCTGATGACCGCCATGGTGGTGCTCGATGCCAAGCTGCCGATGGACGAAATGCTCAGCATGACCATCGCCAACAACCCGGACATGAAAGGCATCTATTCGCGTGTGCGCCTGGGCAGTGAACTGAGCCGCCGCGAGACCTTGCTGATTACCCTGATGTCGTCGGAGAACCGCGCCGCCACCAGCCTGGCCAACCACTATCCGGGTGGCTATCCGGCCTTCATCAAGGCCATGAACGCCAAGGCGCGTAGCCTGGGCATGAGCCACACGCGCTATGTCGAGCCGACCGGGCTGTCGACACAGAACGTGTCGACTGCGCGTGATCTGGGCAAGCTGCTGCTGGCCTCGCGCAAATACCCCTTGCTCAGCCAACTGTCGACCACCCGTGAAAAAACCGTGGCCTTCAGCAAACCCAACTACACCCTGGGCTTTCGCAACACCGACCACCTGGTGAACAAGAGCAACTGGGACATCAAGCTGACCAAAACCGGTTTCACCAACGAAGCCGGTCACTGCCTGGTGTTGCTGACGCGCATGGACAACCGCCCGGTGGCGATGGTCATTCTCGATGCGTTCGGCAAGTACACCCACTTCGCCGACGCCAGCCGGATGCGCCAGTGGCTGGAAACCGGCGCGGCCAAACCGGCACCCGCGGTGGCCATGCAGTACAAGGCTGATCGCCATACCCGCGCGCGGGTCGCCGTGGAATGATCGTCCTCGGCCGACTGCGCACTCACGCAGTCGGCCGGGCATTCAGGCAAGGTCTGCAGGGAAGCTCATTTCCTGCACATCGTCGGGCACGATAAGTCGCCCTGCGGTCTTCGCCCTCACCTCTTGCACCGTCACCCCCGGCGCGGTTTCGCGCAGTACAAACGCACCGTCGACGATTTCCAGGTACGCCAGGTCGGTCAGCACCTTGCGTATGCACCCTGCACCAGTCAACGGCAGGCTGCAGCGCTCGAGCAGTTTGGATTCACCGTCCTTGGAGGCGTGGGTCATGGTCACGATGATGTTCTCGGCGCCGGCCACCAGATCCATGGCCCCGCCCATGCCCTTGACCAGCTTGCCGGGAATCATCCACGAAGCGATGTTGCCCTGCACATCCACTTCGAATGCACCGAGCACGGTGAGGTCGACATGGCCGCCGCGGATCATCGCGAACGACTGCGCCGAATCGAACACCGAGGCGCCGCGGCGGGCCGTGACGGTCTGTTTGCCGGCGTTGATCATGTCTGGATCAAGGGTTTCAGCGGTGGGAAACTCGCCCATGCCGAGCAAGCCATTTTCTGACTGCAGCATCACATCCATGCCGGCGGGAACGTAGTTCGCCACCAGGGTCGGAATACCGATGCCCAGGTTTACGTAATAACCATCCTGCAGTTCACGGGCGACGCGTTGCGCCATCTGTTCGCGGGTCAGTGCCATGTGCGGATTCTCATTCAGGGAAAGACAAGGGCGCTCAGGCCTTGAGCGTGCGCTTCTCGAT
It includes:
- a CDS encoding shikimate 5-dehydrogenase yields the protein MTLTPSPATVLCISLAARPGSFGIRFHNHLYEQLGLDYYYKAMTTQDLPAAIAGLRALGIRGCGVSMPFKEACMALVDAIDPSAAAIDSINTVVNDAGRLTAYNTDYLAVRQLLERHEVDPGTAFALRGSGGMAKAVACALRDSGFSEGLIVARNEQAGQQLADTCGYGWVRDLDDRCPPMLINVTPIGMAGGADAERLAFTDNAIAAAQWVFDVVAMPERTPLIARALALDKSVITGLEVIALQALEQFVLYTGVRPTQAQVDAAVKFARNG
- a CDS encoding CoA transferase subunit B, with translation MALTREQMAQRVARELQDGYYVNLGIGIPTLVANYVPAGMDVMLQSENGLLGMGEFPTAETLDPDMINAGKQTVTARRGASVFDSAQSFAMIRGGHVDLTVLGAFEVDVQGNIASWMIPGKLVKGMGGAMDLVAGAENIIVTMTHASKDGESKLLERCSLPLTGAGCIRKVLTDLAYLEIVDGAFVLRETAPGVTVQEVRAKTAGRLIVPDDVQEMSFPADLA
- the pbpG gene encoding D-alanyl-D-alanine endopeptidase — protein: MKTSLSILSLLLLFTGTATLPSTAAAQPPAQVQRDPSSLHLASGSALLIDLNTGKELYSSHAERVRPIASVTKLMTAMVVLDAKLPMDEMLSMTIANNPDMKGIYSRVRLGSELSRRETLLITLMSSENRAATSLANHYPGGYPAFIKAMNAKARSLGMSHTRYVEPTGLSTQNVSTARDLGKLLLASRKYPLLSQLSTTREKTVAFSKPNYTLGFRNTDHLVNKSNWDIKLTKTGFTNEAGHCLVLLTRMDNRPVAMVILDAFGKYTHFADASRMRQWLETGAAKPAPAVAMQYKADRHTRARVAVE